One Cricetulus griseus strain 17A/GY chromosome 5, alternate assembly CriGri-PICRH-1.0, whole genome shotgun sequence genomic window carries:
- the Prr22 gene encoding proline-rich protein 22 isoform X2 produces MQHPKTLYPPAIPQEGFGPRGLEGTEVPGGPEPLPTVASASLLYQTPGSDHDVLSAPPAGFQMAPCGCFFDPRIYRIEWATSDFGQSSLYKVAVAGGPTLSSGYLLEAPSYLKAPGPPPPLYPHYQPAPGGPQYLTHYLPPEESGPEAVGFVGDGGSLNFMEMLRDGLAPPPTPKETKPSPLLITVPTAHSLPPGPYGHLSGHASQFPGPQVTMRPIEAPRELQGSAVARLGLRFPPGPAEPKVAEVEDITPMGSGETVPPEVARAFFLPDKVLLEDAMKLFDCLPGGAEPEVALHRGTGPSPRDSGGGGDDCTADIRSLHLPDELLSFDYGVPEVLDAVASVDYVFSFKALDDEPLPHVGVPVTDMVAPGLRSHQSGKKTTTSTKKGKPGGRQRQTTGPAGTTTTGPRPDPGTALN; encoded by the exons ATGCAGCACCCCAAAACCCTCTACCCCCCAGCCATACCCCAGGAAGGCTTCGGCCCACGGGGCCTGGAGGGCACTGAGGTGCCAGGTGGCCCAGAACCACTTCCCACCGTAG CCAGCGCCAGCCTGCTCTATCAGACTCCCGGCTCGGACCACGATGTGCTATCAGCGCCTCCAGCAG GCTTCCAGATGGCTCCCTGCGGCTGCTTCTTTGACCCCCGCATCTACCGAATCGAGTGGGCCACCTCCGACTTCGGCCAGTCGTCCCTATACAAGGTGGCAGTGGCCGGGGGTCCCACCTTGTCCAGTGGCTACCTGCTGGAGGCCCCATCCTACCTCAAGGCCCCGGGGCCTCCACCTCCGCTGTACCCCCACTACCAGCCAGCTCCCGGTGGGCCACAGTACCTTACACACTACCTTCCACCTGAGGAGTCTGGGCCCGAGGCAGTGGGCTTTGTGGGGGATGGAGGGTCCCTCAACTTTATGGAGATGCTCAGAGATGGCCTGgcacccccaccaacccccaaagagactaagccatctcccttgcTCATCACAGTCCCTACGGCACACTCGCTGCCACCTGGACCCTATGGCCATCTCAGTGGCCATGCTAGCCAGTTCCCAGGGCCCCAGGTGACCATGAGGCCCATCGAAGCCCCCAGGGAGCTGCAGGGCAGTGCCGTGGCCAGGCTGGGTCTGCGGTTCCCTCCTGGGCCTGCGGAGCCCAAGGTGGCCGAGGTGGAGGACATCACCCCCATGGGCTCAGGTGAGACCGTGCCTCCTGAGGTGGCCCGCGCTTTCTTCTTACCGGACAAGGTCCTTCTAGAAGATGCCATGAAACTTTTCGATTGTCTCCCTGGTGGCGCTGAACCTGAGGTGGCCCTGCACAGGGGTACCGGGCCCAGCCCGAgagacagtggtggtggtggggatgacTGCACAGCCGACATCCGCTCCCTGCACCTGCCAGATGAGCTGCTGTCCTTCGACTATGGCGTCCCTGAGGTCCTGGATGCTGTGGCCAGTGTGGATTACGTTTTCAGCTTCAAGGCCCTGGATGATGAGCCGCTGCCCCATGTGGGGGTCCCTGTCACTGACATGGTGGCCCCTGGCCTACGGTCCCATCAGTCAGGAAAGAAGACCACCACATCCACCAAGAAAGGGAAACCAGGTGGCAGACAACGGCAGACCACAGGCCCCGCTGGCACCACAACCACAGGACCCAGGCCGGACCCGGGAACTGCCCTCAATTAA
- the Dus3l gene encoding tRNA-dihydrouridine(47) synthase [NAD(P)(+)]-like isoform X1 — protein sequence MAEDAEAAAESGGGGGDPGVGACEPGVAPIKAQYRTTKERFHQYLDADKREDAGQETPAGDPDGSDPAEPEAKRIRLEDGQENGKTEVAAESPEQQQVPKRARGQNKSRPHVKPSQYDKERLCPSLLQESATCAFGDRCRFLHDVGRYLETKPADLGPRCVLFDTFGRCPYSVTCRFAGAHLGPEGQNLVQEEVVARCVHLPLVRNGLNRALQQQLRKRQVCFERAEQALRRLTQGPMPVVVPEATVATVTPDQNSCHAQLDTAGGASTPSGSPISTCGPLTDEDIIRLRPCEKKRLDISGKLYLAPLTTCGNLPFRRICKRFGADVTCGEMAVCTNLLQGQMSEWALLKRHPCEDIFGVQLEGAFPDTMTKCAELLNRTIDVDFVDINVGCPIDLVYKKGGGCALMNRSAKFQQIVRGVNEVLDVPLTVKMRTGVQERVSLAHRLLPELRDWGVALVTVGVRGSVVPSWGHCGFPGLLFSVSLVPCCLPCPLSPLTPPPSFITAPPSPQLHGRSREQRYTRLADWPYIEQCAKVASPMPLFGNGDILSFEDANCAMQTGVAGVMIARGALLKPWLFTEIKEQRHWDISSSERLDILRDFTHYGLEHWGSDTQGVERTRRFLLEWLSFLCRYVPVGLLERLPQRINERPPYYLGRDHLETLMASQQAADWIRISEMLLGPVPPGFAFLPKHKANAYK from the exons ATGGCGGAGGATGCGGAGGCAGCAGCCGAGagcggtggcggcggcggcgaCCCCGGGGTCGGCGCGTGCGAACCGGGTGTAGCGCCCATTAAGGCTCA GTACCGCACCACCAAGGAACGGTTCCACCAATACCTGGATGCAGACAAACGGGAGGATGCAGGCCAGGAAACGCCTGCAGGAGACCCTGATGGTAGTGACCCGGCAGAGCCCGAAGCCAAGAGGATCCGCCTGGAAGATGGGCAGGAGAATGGGAAGACAGAGGTGGCAGCTGAGTCCCCCGAGCAACAACAGGTGCCCAAGAGGGCCCGTGGCCAGAACAAAAGCCGGCCTCATGTGAAACCATCGCAGTATGACAAGGAGAGGCtctgcccttccctcctccag GAGTCAGCCACGTGTGCATTTGGTGACCGGTGCCGATTCCTTCATGATGTGGGGCGCTACCTGGAGACAAAACCAGCAGACCTGGGCCCCCGCTGTGTGCTGTTTGACACCTTCGGCCGATGTCCTTACAGCGTGACCTGTCGCTTTGCGGGGGCACACCTGGGGCCTGAGGGTCAGAACCTGGTGCAGGAAGAGGTGGTAGCTCGCTGTGTGCACCTCCCTCTAGTGCGCAATGGCCTGAACAGGGCCCTGCAGCAGCAGCTGCGTAAGCGCCAAGTGTGCTTTGAACGAGCTGAGCAGGCCCTGCGCCGCCTGACCCAGGGCCCCATGCCCGTTGTTGTCCCTGAGGCCACTGTAGCCACGGTTACCCCAGACCAGAACAGCTGCCATGCCCAGTTGGACACTGCGGGAGGGGCCAGCACCCCGAGTGGCAGCCCTATTTCCACCTGTGGCCCCTTGACGGACGAGGACATTATTCGGCTACGGCCCTGTGAGAAGAAGCGG CTGGACATCAGTGGAAAGCTATACCTTGCTCCGCTCACCACG TGCGGGAACCTACCCTTTCGCCGCATCTGCAAGCGCTTCGGTGCGGATGTGACGTGCGGTGAGATGGCCGTGTGCACGAACCTGCTGCAGGGACAGATGTCTGAGTGGGCCTTGCTCAAGCGCCACCCCTGCGAGGACATCTTTGGGGTGCAA CTAGAGGGCGCCTTCcctgacaccatgaccaaatgcgcTGAGCTCCTGAACCGCACCATCGACGTGGACTTTGTGGACATTAATGTGGGCTGCCCCATCGACCTTGTCTACAAGAAG GGTGGCGGCTGCGCACTCATGAATCGCTCAGCCAAGTTCCAGCAGATTGTAAGGGGCGTGAATGAG GTGCTGGATGTGCCATTGACTGTGAAGATGCGCACGGGTGTTCAGGAGCGTGTGAGCCTGGCACACCGCCTGCTGCCTGAGCTGCGGGACTGGGGTGTCGCACTGGTCACAGTGGGTGTCAGGGGCAGTGTGGTCCCATCTTGGGGTCACTGTGGTTTTCCTGgtctcttgttttctgtctctttggtTCCTTGCTGTCTCCCTTGCCCCCTCTCACCCTTAACCCCTCCACCTTCCTTCATCACTGCACCCCCCTCCCCTCAGCTCCATGGCCGTTCCCGGGAACAGCGCTACACCAGGCTGGCTGACTGGCCCTACATCGAGCAGTGCGCCAAGGTAGCCAGCCCCATGCCCCTGTTCG GAAACGGGGACATCCTTTCGTTTGAGGATGCCAACTGTGCCATGCAGACAGGTGTCGCAGGGGTCATGATCGCCCG TGGTGCCTTGCTCAAGCCCTGGCTGTTCACAGAGATCAAGGAACAGAGACACTGGGACATCTCGTCCTCTGAGCGCCTGGACATCCTGAGGGATTTCACACACTACGGCCTGGAACACTGGGGCTCTGACACGCAGGGTGTGGAGCGGACCCGGCGCTTCCTTCTCGAGTGGCTCTCCTTTCTTTGCAG GTATGTGCCCGTGGGCCTGCTTGAGCGACTCCCACAGAGGATCAATGAAAGACCACCCTACTACCTAGGCCGAGACCACCTGGAGACGCTCATGGCCAGCCAGCAGGCCGCAGACTGGATTCGCATCAG TGAGATGCTGCTTGGACCAGTCCCACCCGGCTTTGCCTTCCTGCCCAAGCACAAAGCCAATGCCTACAAGTAG
- the Dus3l gene encoding tRNA-dihydrouridine(47) synthase [NAD(P)(+)]-like isoform X2, translating to MAEDAEAAAESGGGGGDPGVGACEPGVAPIKAQYRTTKERFHQYLDADKREDAGQETPAGDPDGSDPAEPEAKRIRLEDGQENGKTEVAAESPEQQQVPKRARGQNKSRPHVKPSQYDKERLCPSLLQESATCAFGDRCRFLHDVGRYLETKPADLGPRCVLFDTFGRCPYSVTCRFAGAHLGPEGQNLVQEEVVARCVHLPLVRNGLNRALQQQLRKRQVCFERAEQALRRLTQGPMPVVVPEATVATVTPDQNSCHAQLDTAGGASTPSGSPISTCGPLTDEDIIRLRPCEKKRLDISGKLYLAPLTTCGNLPFRRICKRFGADVTCGEMAVCTNLLQGQMSEWALLKRHPCEDIFGVQLEGAFPDTMTKCAELLNRTIDVDFVDINVGCPIDLVYKKGGGCALMNRSAKFQQIVRGVNEVLDVPLTVKMRTGVQERVSLAHRLLPELRDWGVALVTLHGRSREQRYTRLADWPYIEQCAKVASPMPLFGNGDILSFEDANCAMQTGVAGVMIARGALLKPWLFTEIKEQRHWDISSSERLDILRDFTHYGLEHWGSDTQGVERTRRFLLEWLSFLCRYVPVGLLERLPQRINERPPYYLGRDHLETLMASQQAADWIRISEMLLGPVPPGFAFLPKHKANAYK from the exons ATGGCGGAGGATGCGGAGGCAGCAGCCGAGagcggtggcggcggcggcgaCCCCGGGGTCGGCGCGTGCGAACCGGGTGTAGCGCCCATTAAGGCTCA GTACCGCACCACCAAGGAACGGTTCCACCAATACCTGGATGCAGACAAACGGGAGGATGCAGGCCAGGAAACGCCTGCAGGAGACCCTGATGGTAGTGACCCGGCAGAGCCCGAAGCCAAGAGGATCCGCCTGGAAGATGGGCAGGAGAATGGGAAGACAGAGGTGGCAGCTGAGTCCCCCGAGCAACAACAGGTGCCCAAGAGGGCCCGTGGCCAGAACAAAAGCCGGCCTCATGTGAAACCATCGCAGTATGACAAGGAGAGGCtctgcccttccctcctccag GAGTCAGCCACGTGTGCATTTGGTGACCGGTGCCGATTCCTTCATGATGTGGGGCGCTACCTGGAGACAAAACCAGCAGACCTGGGCCCCCGCTGTGTGCTGTTTGACACCTTCGGCCGATGTCCTTACAGCGTGACCTGTCGCTTTGCGGGGGCACACCTGGGGCCTGAGGGTCAGAACCTGGTGCAGGAAGAGGTGGTAGCTCGCTGTGTGCACCTCCCTCTAGTGCGCAATGGCCTGAACAGGGCCCTGCAGCAGCAGCTGCGTAAGCGCCAAGTGTGCTTTGAACGAGCTGAGCAGGCCCTGCGCCGCCTGACCCAGGGCCCCATGCCCGTTGTTGTCCCTGAGGCCACTGTAGCCACGGTTACCCCAGACCAGAACAGCTGCCATGCCCAGTTGGACACTGCGGGAGGGGCCAGCACCCCGAGTGGCAGCCCTATTTCCACCTGTGGCCCCTTGACGGACGAGGACATTATTCGGCTACGGCCCTGTGAGAAGAAGCGG CTGGACATCAGTGGAAAGCTATACCTTGCTCCGCTCACCACG TGCGGGAACCTACCCTTTCGCCGCATCTGCAAGCGCTTCGGTGCGGATGTGACGTGCGGTGAGATGGCCGTGTGCACGAACCTGCTGCAGGGACAGATGTCTGAGTGGGCCTTGCTCAAGCGCCACCCCTGCGAGGACATCTTTGGGGTGCAA CTAGAGGGCGCCTTCcctgacaccatgaccaaatgcgcTGAGCTCCTGAACCGCACCATCGACGTGGACTTTGTGGACATTAATGTGGGCTGCCCCATCGACCTTGTCTACAAGAAG GGTGGCGGCTGCGCACTCATGAATCGCTCAGCCAAGTTCCAGCAGATTGTAAGGGGCGTGAATGAG GTGCTGGATGTGCCATTGACTGTGAAGATGCGCACGGGTGTTCAGGAGCGTGTGAGCCTGGCACACCGCCTGCTGCCTGAGCTGCGGGACTGGGGTGTCGCACTGGTCACA CTCCATGGCCGTTCCCGGGAACAGCGCTACACCAGGCTGGCTGACTGGCCCTACATCGAGCAGTGCGCCAAGGTAGCCAGCCCCATGCCCCTGTTCG GAAACGGGGACATCCTTTCGTTTGAGGATGCCAACTGTGCCATGCAGACAGGTGTCGCAGGGGTCATGATCGCCCG TGGTGCCTTGCTCAAGCCCTGGCTGTTCACAGAGATCAAGGAACAGAGACACTGGGACATCTCGTCCTCTGAGCGCCTGGACATCCTGAGGGATTTCACACACTACGGCCTGGAACACTGGGGCTCTGACACGCAGGGTGTGGAGCGGACCCGGCGCTTCCTTCTCGAGTGGCTCTCCTTTCTTTGCAG GTATGTGCCCGTGGGCCTGCTTGAGCGACTCCCACAGAGGATCAATGAAAGACCACCCTACTACCTAGGCCGAGACCACCTGGAGACGCTCATGGCCAGCCAGCAGGCCGCAGACTGGATTCGCATCAG TGAGATGCTGCTTGGACCAGTCCCACCCGGCTTTGCCTTCCTGCCCAAGCACAAAGCCAATGCCTACAAGTAG
- the Dus3l gene encoding tRNA-dihydrouridine(47) synthase [NAD(P)(+)]-like isoform X3 — translation MAEDAEAAAESGGGGGDPGVGACEPGVAPIKAQYRTTKERFHQYLDADKREDAGQETPAGDPDGSDPAEPEAKRIRLEDGQENGKTEVAAESPEQQQVPKRARGQNKSRPHVKPSQYDKERLCPSLLQESATCAFGDRCRFLHDVGRYLETKPADLGPRCVLFDTFGRCPYSVTCRFAGAHLGPEGQNLVQEEVVARCVHLPLVRNGLNRALQQQLRKRQVCFERAEQALRRLTQGPMPVVVPEATVATVTPDQNSCHAQLDTAGGASTPSGSPISTCGPLTDEDIIRLRPCEKKRLDISGKLYLAPLTTCGNLPFRRICKRFGADVTCGEMAVCTNLLQGQMSEWALLKRHPCEDIFGVQLEGAFPDTMTKCAELLNRTIDVDFVDINVGCPIDLVYKKGGGCALMNRSAKFQQIVRGVNEVLDVPLTVKMRTGVQERVSLAHRLLPELRDWGVALVTVGVRGSVVPSWGHCGFPGLLFSVSLVPCCLPCPLSPLTPPPSFITAPPSPQLHGRSREQRYTRLADWPYIEQCAKETGTSFRLRMPTVPCRQVSQGS, via the exons ATGGCGGAGGATGCGGAGGCAGCAGCCGAGagcggtggcggcggcggcgaCCCCGGGGTCGGCGCGTGCGAACCGGGTGTAGCGCCCATTAAGGCTCA GTACCGCACCACCAAGGAACGGTTCCACCAATACCTGGATGCAGACAAACGGGAGGATGCAGGCCAGGAAACGCCTGCAGGAGACCCTGATGGTAGTGACCCGGCAGAGCCCGAAGCCAAGAGGATCCGCCTGGAAGATGGGCAGGAGAATGGGAAGACAGAGGTGGCAGCTGAGTCCCCCGAGCAACAACAGGTGCCCAAGAGGGCCCGTGGCCAGAACAAAAGCCGGCCTCATGTGAAACCATCGCAGTATGACAAGGAGAGGCtctgcccttccctcctccag GAGTCAGCCACGTGTGCATTTGGTGACCGGTGCCGATTCCTTCATGATGTGGGGCGCTACCTGGAGACAAAACCAGCAGACCTGGGCCCCCGCTGTGTGCTGTTTGACACCTTCGGCCGATGTCCTTACAGCGTGACCTGTCGCTTTGCGGGGGCACACCTGGGGCCTGAGGGTCAGAACCTGGTGCAGGAAGAGGTGGTAGCTCGCTGTGTGCACCTCCCTCTAGTGCGCAATGGCCTGAACAGGGCCCTGCAGCAGCAGCTGCGTAAGCGCCAAGTGTGCTTTGAACGAGCTGAGCAGGCCCTGCGCCGCCTGACCCAGGGCCCCATGCCCGTTGTTGTCCCTGAGGCCACTGTAGCCACGGTTACCCCAGACCAGAACAGCTGCCATGCCCAGTTGGACACTGCGGGAGGGGCCAGCACCCCGAGTGGCAGCCCTATTTCCACCTGTGGCCCCTTGACGGACGAGGACATTATTCGGCTACGGCCCTGTGAGAAGAAGCGG CTGGACATCAGTGGAAAGCTATACCTTGCTCCGCTCACCACG TGCGGGAACCTACCCTTTCGCCGCATCTGCAAGCGCTTCGGTGCGGATGTGACGTGCGGTGAGATGGCCGTGTGCACGAACCTGCTGCAGGGACAGATGTCTGAGTGGGCCTTGCTCAAGCGCCACCCCTGCGAGGACATCTTTGGGGTGCAA CTAGAGGGCGCCTTCcctgacaccatgaccaaatgcgcTGAGCTCCTGAACCGCACCATCGACGTGGACTTTGTGGACATTAATGTGGGCTGCCCCATCGACCTTGTCTACAAGAAG GGTGGCGGCTGCGCACTCATGAATCGCTCAGCCAAGTTCCAGCAGATTGTAAGGGGCGTGAATGAG GTGCTGGATGTGCCATTGACTGTGAAGATGCGCACGGGTGTTCAGGAGCGTGTGAGCCTGGCACACCGCCTGCTGCCTGAGCTGCGGGACTGGGGTGTCGCACTGGTCACAGTGGGTGTCAGGGGCAGTGTGGTCCCATCTTGGGGTCACTGTGGTTTTCCTGgtctcttgttttctgtctctttggtTCCTTGCTGTCTCCCTTGCCCCCTCTCACCCTTAACCCCTCCACCTTCCTTCATCACTGCACCCCCCTCCCCTCAGCTCCATGGCCGTTCCCGGGAACAGCGCTACACCAGGCTGGCTGACTGGCCCTACATCGAGCAGTGCGCCAAG GAAACGGGGACATCCTTTCGTTTGAGGATGCCAACTGTGCCATGCAGACAGGTGTCGCAGGGGTCATGA